The nucleotide sequence GataatagaagaattaaaaacaaaaaaaaagataaacaaacaaatttatattctccaattgaaaataatattaattttcttttaataatgagatagaattttaataattattgtaattatatcatataaaaattctataatgtgattttacatgatttattacatattgctatttataaaaaagttataatatcgaaatttacaTGTTTTCTATCTTATGAGAatgtttttattgttttcatatttttagtcaacagtatatattattttatattttgaatataagatatgtatataataataatacttcgtgtcagttaattgatatttgtaaACAATACATGTACTTGTATTTTAGTCGAAGTCAAACGAGAATTCCCTTATTTGTTCATTTTCCAGTTCATAGTTATAATTCATCACAACGGTATCTTCGTcagttagaaataatttttaaaaaatttttcatcgtagtatcgaatgataattttttaaattatcatctcCACTGATTAGAAATCTactttcaatttatctttatctagAGAGATAAATCTTTATCGGtgagtaaagaaaaattaagaaatactgatatagatagaatatcattgttaataaaacatatattgtatatatatatatatatattttttttttcattatatgatatttcattttaatttagcaACATGAACACCAATGCCGATGTAAATGATATTCACTTAGCATTTAGTATGATAAACGAATTTGAAACTGTATGGTTAACGATAAGTAACGAGGAGCCTAATCAAGTCAattatcgtataataaaatcatacttGGAGTATGTAAAGAAACAATTAGATTTTATCATGAAACCTCATGCTTTTGATCCTGTCGAGTATCCAGAtctaatagaaaaaagaaatcacttTATGAGAAAATGTATTCCACTTATGGCTAAAGCGGAAGTATATTTGGTGAGATACAAGGAGTTTGACTTCAACCTTGAATTATGGACATGTGAATAACTACTAACATTCCgcgaataatttcataaaactttattgtttttatatgtatatttctatacatatattcaaaattttcaacaatttttatttgggGTTATTTAAGTTGGCGGTTAGTAAAGTTGAAATATGTACGAGTTATAaggtttattaattctttaaggtattataaatatctatgttaatttttttttatgtatatcagCTTGTTTAGACTGAAGTCTTTAtacactttttttataataaacatgtAAACAtcaatggaaagaaaattatattttagttagattttctatagattataaaatatttttgaatttaataggattcgctaaaataaatatatttggattCTAAAAgctaaaacaaatacaaaaattaatatataaaaatatatattgagacttgtttattaaattattagtgtTATCAAGTAAatgattttgtattataaagtGGGACAATTTATCAAATGCTAATGATGGATTGAGAAGGACAATAAggacaattttctttctcctttatttaaaaatgtaaaattataaaaaattatattatattttaaaaaattgttaaatttacacttaatttaatttaatttactatttattaaattattttgcatgtTTAatgcttaataaaaatatataatataaattataaatataaatataaaaaatataaattaaaaacgaatttcaaatcatgaaaattcaaaaatcaatatttacataatttaccTCTTTCAAGTATAATATCCATAATTctgtttaatacaaaatataatttgttataattataaaaaaatatatttttcataattataaatatataggatTTATTCGattgtatttttgtatactatcttttatatttattttagcttCTAGAATCTTCAAAAATGCTCCATGAATTATTAACActctgaataatttaatatatataattataatatttttactttaatttattaaaaaataatcattggatcgatataatgaataattttttgcacTCTAGATCAAAACTTCTGTTTCAAACAGGTTACACATTATGATGtcgtaaaatattctaaaacgaaataaaatatacaacatGGAAGATAAATTCTatgttaaatgtataaattcttGTTATGTGAGTCATTACGAGAATCATGTTTATttgcatgaaaaatattcatataatttcgtAACAAATTCTATGTAAGTATATACTAATCaccataatattattatattgccatttcttgtaatatataaaccatattgtattatatataatccatcttaaaaaaaactaatgttatgaatatgaaattgtacaaaatttgaaatagcaAACTTTATTTcgggatattaaaattttttttctttttttaaatctttttagattttgatttaaaaccCAAAAATGTTCTTAAGTGTTTATTGGTTCAAAAGTATGTGTTTcgcattttttaaatgttttttatatgatattatattgattttatataattcgattgaacgcattaagtttaattatctatatatatattctatttaaatttttagatatatcttctttttttttttttacaatgaaatttaatgaaatcatttaaactaataattctttattataatgatatttttactgtataattattttgaaaaaaaaaaataacaaaatacaaaaaaaaatataatattatattattttattctattgatCGTGTAaagattattcaattttccaagttcatcgaaagaaagatagtttttgtaagttttatataataaaattttaataaagttttgtataatattttatataataaataataaagaataaaaaaataagtgttACTATTAATCagtacataattaaaatttaattaacaaagattttgaactaaaattaattttaatttaatcttaaattaataaaacttttatttaacatgATCGAGCAAATAAaagttcaattaatataatcatattcataatatcttaaaatgaatacagaataatatatattattagaataatatatacagaataatatatatatatatattgttatttcaatcaagtaaataaaactttaacatattgatatttttgagagaattgagaacaaaatttaaattattcgtgcgcatataaaatattacatattttttcgaataaacaattcaaataatattggcaaagaaaaagttagaattatagaatagaaagttttctcttaaaaattctaaatttagtcattattgttgtaataaattagaaatttaataaatcatgcataataaagattttttgaagAGGACATTcaagttaatttatttatattattgtttttatttacattatatttatatatatttacaacaattatatttatttataacaataaagtagatcataaattttgtaaaaagtttcctgattttttatatattctgttGCTAATTGCAAtaacaaaacaatataatttcatcaataacctaaaaatgaataaaaattaatgggaaatactttttattaatagaattgatCTATTATTGAATCAtgaactataaaaaattaataaattctgaatTTAGAAAGAGGGATTGCAAGAAAGAGAACATTTtagttagaatatttttctatttcgaataattaacatcttacaaattatatctattataaaaaaataattttatcaatcaaatGTAGAGCGTTCAACATTCTatggataaaataattgatcacAGTTTACTTTAGAtacttttgatataaaataatgttaaatttggTAATATTGCTTTtactagtaataaaattttagtagtaataagaaaagaatgagAATTGTGTTGTCCTATGTTTTATGTTCTcattttagtattaagataaaattaaagaaattataaaaaaaattgatttaaatatacataatttataaattttaatattaattaaatattatgtaagtattataataataataaatagaaataatatatataaaataataaaaaaaatatttgaatttgaggTTATATTGCTTATTTTAagctatttataattgatttaaacaaatattaatataaacttaaattattttttaaataaaaatataatttttaaaaatgcatacaaattaataaaaatgaaaaagcattttcgatattaaataaaagaaatgaaaatatgaattaaatgaataataaaatagaaatttaaagaatttatagtcagaattcatagaaataattacaaatatcaaattttattaaaaaaatataaatattattattattatttactaattacaaattaataaaatttaatataagttaataaatttataagattttaatgtaaaaaaactatataatattactatatatatatatatatatatatatataataacatattattatagaactaatgaattactatattttaataaaatatattagtataataatatagtataatatataagaaatttaaataaaaaatatgaaataaaaacttatcgAATCACGAATAATAGtgtaatagaataatagtatatcttatattatataatatagaatataagaaatttaaataaaaaatatgaagtaaaaacttacaatttttaatttaatatttttatgtaaataagaaattcaaatatgcctccaaaaaaaaacacaaatacttcaaaagcaaataaatctaaaactgTAGAAACTAATaatggaaaagaagagaaaaaaaaaggaaatgctGGGAATGCTATAAAggtatgttaaatatatattaaaaaataattgtatcctatttatataaaaatagatctataaatcctttaattatttttctataaaggtTAGACATATACTATGTGAAaaacaatcaaaaattttggaagctttagaaaaattaaaagctgGCGGAAAATTTAATGAAGTGGCTGCCATTTATAGTGAAGACAAAGCAAGATCTGGGGTAATGTAACTTATTatctgtaatatataaaatttaaaaattaatttttaaataattgtatattttaaataatgtatatataataatatatatatttatacatcaaactataaatatttaatgtttaaggGTGATCTTGGATGGATGATTAAAGGATCAATGGTAGGTCCATTTCAAGAAGCTGCATTTGCATTACctatttcttctattaattCTCCAATCTATACAGATCCaccaattaaaacaaaatttggttatcatattataatggtagaaagtaaaaaataaatgtatatttataatctattgatgtatttaatttaactgtataaaattaataaataatttatatttttataaaaaaaattagataattataaagaaaaacaaaatcttactgattttgatgattttgaaatattttataaagaataacattttaaataattttttttatacatatactattcagctttatatttcaaaatattaataaaaaaattttaatattatataatgtatctaTATGTGTGCATTTGTAAaagcatatatattaatatttaactgcctttttgttatcttttattattaaatattcttcatacaaattattttttcactaaatataatcattttaatcatttttttgtaacaaTCAATGGATAAACAAAATgtgttagaaattatatttgaaaaatattaaaataattatcatgagttgtatgaattttttaacacatataataactataataagttattcttaatttaattgtggctaatatttggaaatttggaaataatattttttaatggaaatttatgatgaaaaaaaaacaaaagaaatttcattttaaatttatcattccttattaacttattatatattaaattagattaaaatataataataatatatttctttttattttttttaacaataaaaaattaatattaaatttaattatttcatgaataacaaaagttcaatattttaataattttttaataaattaatattaaataatttaataaataaatttcaagtaataattttttatatcaatttttatgttaaattctctgaacttgaaaaatattcaaaagtttcataaataatatgatattaacattatatatatatatatatattatggaaTGATAGTTTGATGTTAACTGAATGTAAAAAAGCTCTCACTTAGTACCAGTactaaaatctataaaaactATCAATaacgtattattaatttattcgaatacaGTTTTGTAAcctattaataaatgtatttcgtgcatataataaatgtattataactattgcataaattgataaattattttcaaattttgctaatattattatacatcccttattatcttaaataagattctttaacatatatatttcgttcattaaaaattataaatgtaaatattcgaatactttttttacttatattattaattgacaaATTGGCAgtcaaaaaaaatacaagtttGATTAATTTCGGCAGTGCTAATacattcataaaaatgaatattcttcTAATCTTTATTTCATACCAACTACCAATTTATTACTAATGTATcgtactttatatttaaaattacttatattatgtatgatatatgtgtatgtataatttacaatgaaataatatagactagtaaaattaaattttggaagaattaaatatgtatagaaTCAATTTACTAAGTTTCCTCttcattgattttattgatcttgaaatatctttgtaaatatcattataaaggactttgattaaattttttttcgttacacAAAATCGGTAATCAGCTTTagtttttaagttatttgCAAATAA is from Apis mellifera strain DH4 linkage group LG2, Amel_HAv3.1, whole genome shotgun sequence and encodes:
- the LOC724669 gene encoding peptidyl-prolyl cis-trans isomerase NIMA-interacting 4 isoform X2, producing MPPKKNTNTSKANKSKTVETNNGKEEKKKGNAGNAIKVRHILCEKQSKILEALEKLKAGGKFNEVAAIYSEDKARSGGDLGWMIKGSMVGPFQEAAFALPISSINSPIYTDPPIKTKFGYHIIMVESKK
- the LOC100578468 gene encoding uncharacterized protein LOC100578468 isoform X1 translates to MNTNADVNDIHLAFSMINEFETVWLTISNEEPNQVNYRIIKSYLEYVKKQLDFIMKPHAFDPVEYPDLIEKRNHFMRKCIPLMAKAEVYLVRYKEFDFNLELWTCE
- the LOC724669 gene encoding peptidyl-prolyl cis-trans isomerase NIMA-interacting 4 isoform X1, translated to MEDKFYVKCINSCYVSHYENHVYLHEKYSYNFVTNSINSNMPPKKNTNTSKANKSKTVETNNGKEEKKKGNAGNAIKVRHILCEKQSKILEALEKLKAGGKFNEVAAIYSEDKARSGGDLGWMIKGSMVGPFQEAAFALPISSINSPIYTDPPIKTKFGYHIIMVESKK
- the LOC100578468 gene encoding uncharacterized protein LOC100578468 isoform X2 — encoded protein: MNTNADVNDIHLAFSMINEFETVWLTISNEEPNQVNYRIIKSYLEYVKKQLDFIMKPHAFDPVEYPDLIEKRNHFMRKCIPLMAKAEVYLVTHYDVVKYSKTK